The following nucleotide sequence is from Tribolium castaneum strain GA2 chromosome 5, icTriCast1.1, whole genome shotgun sequence.
GATTTTTTCACAGTCATATTCATTGAAATCATCTTTTTACAAATGCAGGAAACGAACCTCTAGCTTTTGCATTTCCGGTCGATGGTAAAACCGACTTTTTTATTGCTGGACTTGGGCGAAAAAtcgttttgttaaaatggGACGGTGAGAGTGAAAGTGTTTGTTCGTGTACTACCATTGCAGAAGTCGATAGAGAACCACATTTGGCCAAAAATCGGCTAAATGGCGCCAAAGTTGACCCATATGGGCGTTTGTGGGCCGGTACCATGGGCGCACAGGACGCCAACGGGCAAACAATCCCCAAACAGGGGTCGCTGTATAGCTTAACCAACGGTAGACTTAAACGAGAGTTCAAGGAAGTTGGTATTTCGAATGGGATTGCATTCGATTTGGACGCGAACAAAATGTATTATGTTGACACGTTAATACCTGCCATTTCGGCATTCGATTACGATGGCGAAAGCGGCGAAATCAGTATTAATCATTGCGTTTTTTTCACCGAAGTAATGATAATTTTCAGGTAACAAAACAACAGTCTTTAAATTAGAATGCAGTTGCATAAATGGCCTTCCCGACGGATTGACAATCGACACTGACGGTAATTTATGGTTGGCTGTGATTTTCGGTTcacttgttttaaaaattgaccctCGAACCGgccaacttttgaaaaaaattcaaatgccaACGCCTCAAATCACCGCAATGACTTGGGGcaacaaaaactgcgacgtcTTGTATGTCACTAGCGCCAAAATGGCAGTAAACGGAAAAGTGCCCGAAAAACCGGCCGGTTGCActtttaaattggaaaatttgggGCACAGTAAGGGCTTACCTGGTGACCGTTATAAAATGTAACCTTAAATAGCGCTTTATTGtacatatttataatttaatagaGCCTATATTATTAACAAGATTGTTAGTTGAATGTAATAATGCAGTTAATTAACCCATCACTAGTAAttatttagtacttttttttcaattcgtTAAATCTCCTTGTCAAGTCATCAAAATCGATATCATCTGAAGCGTCAGGCGATGGGGGCCCATTATGTGACGGAACCGAAGGCAATTCGGGGAGATTGTAACTGTTGTCGTTTAGTTTTTGTTGTGGAGTTGGTTTTTGTGGCTCATCGTTATTCTGTGAATAAAACAAATCGGTTTTTTCTGGCTCAAGTATCACAAAAAtcggtgttttttttaagcttGTGATGTTAGTTTTCGCGCGCTAAATGAGTTAAATACAAATCCGACTTCTGATGATCTAATGCGATTTTATAGCTAGAAGCTTGTGAGGAAATAAATTACCTGTAAATTATCATCAGGCGGAACTTTGCTGTCCTAAAATAAATACGATTCAACTGAATATCTCTCTTTGACAAAATGATTTGCGCGGTTGTTTCAGCTTATtagattaataataaaaaaaggaaaaagcgTTACCTGGAGGTTATTACGAGGACAGACCATGCTATAAGTCGGTAAACTACCCTAGAAGcataacaacaaataaaaatgcgaaaaaggaaacaacttaataaaattcaacCATCAATAAGCTGAAACTTGAAGTCCCTACCAGCTATTCTATTTTGCTAATTCTCTACCGCAAAATATTTACCATAAAATCAGTGTTTGACTCCTTCCCTTCATCAGCTGGAGGAATGTTGTAGGAAAAAGCCGGTGGGGGCGCACTTGGATTACTTGGGGCGTTCCAATTTTGATCTTTAGAGGGCTACACAACAATCATACGAGTAAAACTCTTTAAACTGTGCCCACTTACCGGATAACTGAAAGGGGCTGGGGGCGGGTCCACCATGGCGGGCAGCGGGGGCGGCTGTGGGTACCCCAAAAACCCAAGGGGGGCAGGGTAGCCCCCACCACCACCAAGATTATTCTTGTCAGATAAATCGATCAAAAGTGCGTCTTTTCCTATAAATTCAGCCACTacactttaattttataaaaattgttataccTTTCTCTAATTCCATGACTTGGGGGTCTGGTTCATACGGAACATTGTAAGACTTTGCTATTTCTATGACGTATTTTTCGACCAGGAGTTTCGCGGGGCTTTGTATTGAAAGTTTGTGTTTCAGTTTCTCGCTTATTGTTTCCACAGACTCTATACGGCACGCTTCGGCGTAGTTTTGGCCGTATTTTGCCGTTAAAAGGTCCGCAATTACTTTTAATTCCTGGAATGTTGGTGTTAGTCATGGGTCAAAAGACCTAACCTTGAGTACCTGACAGTCGGACTGCAGCCTAGGTGCCACCCAAATTAAGCTAGAAACGGCTTCGGCAATGCCTTCGTCCAGTTCCTTCATGTTCGTAATTAGGCCAAAACGGGCCAAGAGTAAATCACAGTACATTTCCACAATCTCCATCGCCTCAACTAAATAATCCTCCCTTGAAAAACGTAAATTTATGCACACTGGGGGCACCAACTGACTAGTTACCTAATGATGTATTCGACTCGTATTTTCGCCCGTTCGATTTTTCCAGCAGCGATAAAATCGGCAATTTCCCTCCGCGACTTTTCCGTCAATTCGGTCTTCTTCTTCTCCAGTAACTTAAGCCTGGCGATAACCAGGCGCAAGTTGGTTTTCAATTTCGTGTAATTTGGGGCacttgaaaacattttaactCTTGTTTTCACTgatttcacaaataattataaacatGAGTCACACTTGTTTGACAAGCAATTGTCAAACTCAAGCATGTCCAACACAACAAGACCAAAGGTACTAAAATAATGCACGTTTGATTTCGGaaaactgtttattaaaaatttaaataaagcctaaacacttgaattttttttatgtttcggtCTGTAACTCCTATTCTTAACATTCGCAACTTCGTAGAAGTTGCTGCCGATTTTCCTCCGCTTTTGCGCCCTTTCTATCGCCCGCCGTTGCTTGCTTGTTAATTTCTTGCCTCCAAGAGCCATGTCTTCAACTTTGCGCCCCTTTTTCTGCTTTTTACTTGCAATGTTTTCAACAGTAAACGGCCCACTTGCTGATACGGCATATTCGGTTTCTTTGGAATCTTCCATGTCAGAGTAAATGTTACTCAAATCTGACGAGTCATCAGATTCTGTTCCAGCATCGTCAGTGTCCTTAACTTCGCTATTGTTGGCAATGTTGTCTTCTTCTTCCTTTTCGTCATCTTCCTTATCTTCATTTTCAACTACAGCCTTCTCAATGTCTTTGATTGGTTCCAATTCTTTCACATCTTCACCCTCGTATTGCAAGCCAACTCTGATTTTATTATAATCCTGTACAACACTCAATTCATTGTCTTGCTCTGTCGTAGGCAAAGGTTCCTCAAATCCGGGAGGAGAAACATAAAAT
It contains:
- the Ist1 gene encoding IST1 homolog isoform X3, with the protein product MFSSAPNYTKLKTNLRLVIARLKLLEKKKTELTEKSRREIADFIAAGKIERAKIRVEYIIREDYLVEAMEIVEMYCDLLLARFGLITNMKELDEGIAEAVSSLIWVAPRLQSDCQELKVIADLLTAKYGQNYAEACRIESVETISEKLKHKLSIQSPAKLLVEKYVIEIAKSYNVPYEPDPQVMELEKGKDALLIDLSDKNNLGGGGGYPAPLGFLGYPQPPPLPAMVDPPPAPFSYPPSKDQNWNAPSNPSAPPPAFSYNIPPADEGKESNTDFMGSLPTYSMVCPRNNLQNNDEPQKPTPQQKLNDNSYNLPELPSVPSHNGPPSPDASDDIDFDDLTRRFNELKKKY
- the Ist1 gene encoding IST1 homolog isoform X2, with the protein product MFSSAPNYTKLKTNLRLVIARLKLLEKKKTELTEKSRREIADFIAAGKIERAKIRVEYIIREDYLVEAMEIVEMYCDLLLARFGLITNMKELDEGIAEAVSSLIWVAPRLQSDCQELKVIADLLTAKYGQNYAEACRIESVETISEKLKHKLSIQSPAKLLVEKYVIEIAKSYNVPYEPDPQVMELEKDALLIDLSDKNNLGGGGGYPAPLGFLGYPQPPPLPAMVDPPPAPFSYPPSKDQNWNAPSNPSAPPPAFSYNIPPADEGKESNTDFMGSLPTYSMVCPRNNLQDSKVPPDDNLQNNDEPQKPTPQQKLNDNSYNLPELPSVPSHNGPPSPDASDDIDFDDLTRRFNELKKKY
- the Ist1 gene encoding IST1 homolog isoform X1 — encoded protein: MFSSAPNYTKLKTNLRLVIARLKLLEKKKTELTEKSRREIADFIAAGKIERAKIRVEYIIREDYLVEAMEIVEMYCDLLLARFGLITNMKELDEGIAEAVSSLIWVAPRLQSDCQELKVIADLLTAKYGQNYAEACRIESVETISEKLKHKLSIQSPAKLLVEKYVIEIAKSYNVPYEPDPQVMELEKGKDALLIDLSDKNNLGGGGGYPAPLGFLGYPQPPPLPAMVDPPPAPFSYPPSKDQNWNAPSNPSAPPPAFSYNIPPADEGKESNTDFMGSLPTYSMVCPRNNLQDSKVPPDDNLQNNDEPQKPTPQQKLNDNSYNLPELPSVPSHNGPPSPDASDDIDFDDLTRRFNELKKKY
- the Ist1 gene encoding IST1 homolog isoform X4, with protein sequence MFSSAPNYTKLKTNLRLVIARLKLLEKKKTELTEKSRREIADFIAAGKIERAKIRVEYIIREDYLVEAMEIVEMYCDLLLARFGLITNMKELDEGIAEAVSSLIWVAPRLQSDCQELKVIADLLTAKYGQNYAEACRIESVETISEKLKHKLSIQSPAKLLVEKYVIEIAKSYNVPYEPDPQVMELEKGKDALLIDLSDKNNLGGGGGYPAPLGFLGYPQPPPLPAMVDPPPAPFSYPPSKDQNWNAPSNPSAPPPAFSYNIPPADEGKESNTDFMDSKVPPDDNLQNNDEPQKPTPQQKLNDNSYNLPELPSVPSHNGPPSPDASDDIDFDDLTRRFNELKKKY
- the Ist1 gene encoding IST1 homolog isoform X5 yields the protein MFSSAPNYTKLKTNLRLVIARLKLLEKKKTELTEKSRREIADFIAAGKIERAKIRVEYIIREDYLVEAMEIVEMYCDLLLARFGLITNMKELDEGIAEAVSSLIWVAPRLQSDCQELKVIADLLTAKYGQNYAEACRIESVETISEKLKHKLSIQSPAKLLVEKYVIEIAKSYNVPYEPDPQVMELEKGKDALLIDLSDKNNLGGGGGYPAPLGFLGYPQPPPLPAMVDPPPAPFSYPPSKDQNWNAPSNPSAPPPAFSYNIPPADEGKESNTDFMNNDEPQKPTPQQKLNDNSYNLPELPSVPSHNGPPSPDASDDIDFDDLTRRFNELKKKY